In Solanum stenotomum isolate F172 chromosome 6, ASM1918654v1, whole genome shotgun sequence, one DNA window encodes the following:
- the LOC125868871 gene encoding rust resistance kinase Lr10-like: protein MEPCGNKIGVRGRRRSHVGANLSLFHIKSFSPSIIIRLFRLIGDKFYNLKLTSVGVADVITSIDVATVSTLTAGTSKRGYLRIIWFMVATGASLFTIGLLVLLFCFRKKILWYKYIRFWESNAEDHQKVEEFLKNYGAYAPNRYSYTDIKRITGRFSSKLGQGGFGNVYRGSLSNGSEVAVKVLNELKGSGEDFVNEVASISRTSHVNIVSLVGFCFEGHKRALVYEFMPNGSLEKFIYEERSDSVRQLGWPILHKITLGIARGLEYLHRGCNTRILHFDIKPHNILLDEDFCPKISDFGLAKMCMKQESIVSMLGPRGTIGYIAPEIVCRNLGGVSHKSDVYSYGMMVLEMVGGRKNVDEGVDRTSEIYFPHWLYQRVELDEELQLIGIMNEEENECARKMVIASLWCIQTDPSNRPSMSKVVEMLEGKLDSLQMPPKPYLFSPSRSEVDSSVVELA, encoded by the exons ATGGAGCCATGTGGGAACAAAATTGGGGTTAGGGGAAGGAGGCGGAGCCATGTGGGAGCAAACTTATCTCTGTTCCATATTAaatctttttctccttctatcATTATCAGACTTTTTCGCTTAATCGGAGATAAGTTTTATAATCTGAAACTCACAAGTGTTGGTGTTGCAGATGTTATCACAAGTATTGATGTTGCAACTGTTAGCACTCTAACAGCAGGAACATCAAAAAGGGGTTACCTTCGGATAATCTGGTTCATGGTGGCCACAG GTGCAAGTTTGTTTACTATTGGACTGTTAGTTTTACTCTTCTGCTTCAGAAAAAAGATTTTGTGGTACAAATACATCAGGTTTTGGGAATCTAATGCTGAGGATCACCAAAAAGTTGAAGAATTCTTAAAGAACTATGGTGCATACGCTCCGAACAGATACAGTTATACAGACATCAAAAGAATCACCGGTCGTTTCAGTAGCAAACTAGGCCAAGGAGGATTTGGTAATGTGTACAGAGGAAGTTTGAGTAATGGGAGTGAAGTGGCAGTAAAGGTCCTGAATGAACTAAAAGGCAGTGGTGAAGATTTCGTTAACGAGGTGGCAAGTATTAGCAGAACTTCACATGTTAACATTGTGAGCCTCGTGGGATTTTGTTTTGAGGGTCACAAAAGAGCTCTTGTATATGAGTTCATGCCAAATGGATCTCTTGAAAAGTTTATCTATGAGGAAAGATCCGACAGTGTTCGCCAATTAGGTTGGCCAATATTACACAaaatcacactaggcattgctCGAGGATTGGAGTACTTACACCGTGGTTGTAACACTCGGATTTTGCATTTTGATATAAAGCCTCATAATATCCTACTTGATGAAGATTTTTGTCCTAAGATCTCTGACTTTGGTCTAGCCAAAATGTGCATGAAACAAGAGAGCATTGTGTCAATGTTAGGTCCACGAGGGACTATCGGTTATATTGCTCCAGAAATTGTTTGTAGAAACTTGGGAGGTGTCTCTCACAAGTCTGATGTCTATAGCTATGGAATGATGGTCCTAGAGATGGTTGGAGGAAGAAAAAATGTTGATGAAGGAGTTGATCGCACAAGTGAAATCTATTTTCCACATTGGCTTTATCAACGAGTTGAACTAGACGAAGAGCTTCAACTAATCGGGATAATGAATGAAGAGGAGAATGAATGTGCAAGAAAGATGGTGATAGCGAGTTTATGGTGCATACAGACTGATCCCTCAAATCGACCATCGATGAGCAAGGTTGTTGAGATGTTAGAAGGGAAACTAGACTCTTTGCAAATGCCTCCCAAgccttatttattttctccCTCAAGATCAGAGGTAGATTCATCAGTAGTAGAACTGGCCTAG
- the LOC125868872 gene encoding LEAF RUST 10 DISEASE-RESISTANCE LOCUS RECEPTOR-LIKE PROTEIN KINASE-like 1.1, whose protein sequence is MALASSFICFLLSLLLMLVQAKGRNDSTCPKSFSCGNFTDLTFPYSLSTQPDCGIMLLSGCDAETYPRIKMLPEGGWYYALEMHNSSVWLGDTKLQTMLTQHKCQTFNKNFSLPNSPFMFFQMVNINNFFKCISTSNNARNTTQKMNGHFVGYNMYSGCEDFSIYYKPSQNDDEYIGADNLPTNCSLIRLPVHSFHGDLFNVLGPEILVEWKLSDECTECHYGGGQCRTDNTNQFSCHKGRHFRICTS, encoded by the coding sequence ATGGCTTTGgcttcttcttttatttgtttccttCTATCTCTTCTTCTGATGTTAGTTCAGGCAAAGGGAAGAAATGATTCGACGTGTCCAAAGTCCTTTTCATGTGGAAATTTTACTGACCTTACATTTCCATACTCTCTTTCCACACAACCTGACTGTGGAATAATGCTCTTATCTGGTTGTGATGCTGAAACATATCCAAGAATCAAAATGCTTCCTGAAGGAGGTTGGTACTATGCTTTAGAGATGCATAATTCATCAGTTTGGCTTGGGGACACGAAGCTTCAAACAATGTTGACGCAACACAAGTGCCAAACTTTCAACAAAAATTTCTCCCTTCCAAACTCTCCTTTTATGTTTTTCCAAATGGTTAATATTAATAACTTCTTCAAATGCATCAGTACCAGTAATAATGCCCGTAACACTACGCAGAAGATGAACGGTCATTTTGTGGGTTATAATATGTACAGTGGCTGTGAAGACTTTAGCATATACTACAAGCCTTCCCAAAATGATGATGAATACATAGGAGCAGACAATCTTCCTACCAACTGTTCACTTATCAGATTGCCGGTTCACTCGTTTCATGGTGATTTGTTCAACGTGTTAGGTCCTGAAATTCTTGTAGAATGGAAACTGTCTGATGAATGTACCGAATGTCATTATGGTGGAGGTCAATGCCGGACTGATAACACCAACCAATTTTCTTGTCACAAAGGTAGACATTTCCGTATATGTACTAGTTAA
- the LOC125868873 gene encoding rust resistance kinase Lr10-like, with protein sequence MAFASSFVCFILSLLLILVHAKERNNSTCSKSFSCGNLTERVEEFLKNYGSYAPNRYNYTDIKRITGRFRNKLGHGGFGNVYRGSLRNGSEVAVKVLNELKGSGEDFINEVASISRTSHVNIVCLVGFCFDGHKRALVYESMPNGSLEKFIYEERSDSVRQLGWPILYKITLGIARGLEYLHRGCNTRILHFDIKPHNILLDEDFCPKISDFGLAKMCMKKESIV encoded by the coding sequence ATGGCTTTCGCTTCTTCGTTTGTTTGCTTTATTCTATCTCTTCTTCTGATCTTAGTTCATGCAAAGGAGAGAAATAATTCAACTTGTTCAAAGTCCTTTTCATGTGGAAATCTTACTGAAAGAGTTGAAGAATTCTTAAAGAACTACGGATCATACGCTCCAAACAGATACAATTATACAGACATCAAAAGAATCACCGGTCGCTTCAGAAACAAACTAGGCCATGGAGGATTTGGTAATGTATACAGAGGAAGTTTACGTAACGGGAGTGAAGTAGCAGTAAAGGTCCTGAATGAACTAAAAGGTAGTGGTGAAGATTTCATTAACGAGGTGGCAAGTATTAGCAGAACTTCTCATGTTAACATTGTGTGCCTTGTGGGATTTTGTTTTGATGGTCACAAAAGAGCTCTTGTATATGAGTCCATGCCAAATGGATCTCTTGAAAAGTTTATCTATGAGGAAAGATCCGACAGTGTTCGCCAATTAGGTTGgccaatattatacaaaatcacactaggcattgctCGAGGATTGGAGTACTTGCACCGTGGTTGTAACACTCGGATTTTGCATTTTGATATAAAGCCTCATAATATCCTTCTTGATGAAGATTTTTGTCCTAAGATCTCAGACTTTGGTCTTGCCAAAATGTGCATGAAAAAGGAGAGCATTGTGTGA
- the LOC125866675 gene encoding rust resistance kinase Lr10-like yields MKQESIMSMLGPRGTIGYIAPEIVCRNLGGVSHKSDVYSYGMMVLEMVGGRKNVDVGVDRTSEIYFPHWLYQRIELDEELQLIGIMNEEEKECARKMVMVSLWCIQTDPSNRPSMSKVVEMLEGKLDSLQMPPKPYLYSPSRTEVDSSAVELI; encoded by the coding sequence ATGAAACAGGAGAGTATCATGTCAATGTTAGGTCCACGAGGGACTATCGGCTATATTGCTCCAGAAATTGTTTGCAGAAACTTGGGAGGTGTCTCTCACAAGTCTGACGTCTATAGCTATGGAATGATGGTCCTAGAGATGGTTGGAGGAAGAAAAAATGTTGATGTAGGAGTTGATCGCACGAGTGAAATCTACTTTCCACATTGGCTCTATCAGCGAATTGAACTAGACGAAGAGCTTCAATTAATCGGGATAATGaatgaagaggagaaagaatGTGCAAGAAAGATGGTGATGGTGAGTTTATGGTGCATACAGACTGATCCCTCAAATCGACCATCTATGAGCAAGGTTGTGGAAATGTTAGAAGGGAAACTAGACTCATTGCAAATGCCTCCAAAGCCTTACCTATATTCTCCCTCAAGAACCGAGGTAGATTCATCAGCAGTAGAACTGATCTAG